The nucleotide sequence TGGCCCCTCCTTCACGCAGAACGATGCGAGCCCGCATCGTCCGGCGGTCCGTGCCTGTCCTGCTCGATGCGGCGATAGAGGAAGTACGAGTAGAGCACGGGAATCACCACCGCGACGGTGACCGCCGCAATCACGGGGACCGGACCACCGCCGAGAAGCCCCGAGACGAGGACGATGGCTCCCGCGAGGACGAAGAGCCTTCCTCCCAGGCGATGCGTGCGCAGCCAGACCTCGTCGCTCGCGAGCGTCCAGGGCGTCCGGATTCCACAGAAGAAGTTCTTCGTGAACTTCCCCATGTAGTTGCCCAGGATCACGAGGACCAGGCCCGCGGCCGCGGGAACCACGCGCGCCATCGGTACGGCCACGCCGATGCCCCCGAGCAGGACCAGGGCGTTGAGCAGGAACAGGAACGCGACCAACACCACCTGGATGCCCTCGAAGACGCCCTGGAATCGCTCCACGCGGTATCCCCTGGGCGAAATCCGCGGCACGGCCACCAGGACCAGGTACATGGCAGCCATCAGCAGCGGCAGGACGAAGGGTCCCCAGGGCTTGGGCGTATACCCATCCACCACCCCCTGGGCATTCCAATGCGTGGGCATCCACTCCGGCAACTGGCCGTAGAGAATGACGGCCATCGCGAACGCCGCGACGACGAATCCCAGACTCAGCACATGGGCTCGGCTGATTCTCATGACCGCCCTCCGTTCCCCTTGTCGACCTTGAAGAGGTCAAGAAGGACCGCCGCTACGTCCTCGAACACGGTCGTATTGAGGGAGTAGACGATTTGCTGCCCACGGCGCTCGCAGCGCACCAGGTCCGCGGCCTTGAGCACGTTGAAGTGATGCGATAGCGACCCCTTCGTGATGTCGAACGCCTCAGCGAGCTCTCCCGCTGACTTCGAGCCGCCCTGCAGCAGCTTGAGCACCTTGCGCCGGGTCGGATCTGAAATTGCCTTGAAGACCTCCTGCGTTCGCATCACGACCTTTTGATGTTTTGAATAACGTCAAAATAACCACCAGAAAGGCCCTGTCAAGTGGGATGCATGGGGCACCGGGCCTTGGGGGGCATGCCGGGACGGCAACCCCGAGGGCCCTCCTGCGCTCCATGAGCCAACCGACTCATGGGGCGAGGCCAAGGACCGGCGAGACACTGAGGATGGTGGACGCCTCACTGGGGCCCTTCATGCCGCTCCAAGGAGACATGCCCCCTCCCGTGGCGGACGACTACCGGGGGCCGTGGGCTCGGGATGCCCGGCGCCTGATGCCCCTGGGTGGGGCTTCACTCCAGTCTCGCGGCGCTCTCGAACCACCCGTCGTCGATGACCTCGACGCCACCGCGGCTCATCTCCGGCCCCGGCTGCTCCAACGTGAGCCCGCGCAATGTCTTCGCTCCGAGTCGCTCCCACTTCGCGCGCAGCGCGGGTCCTACCCCATGGAGGTCGTGCTCATTCATCACCGTGCATCATCCTGAGAAACCTCTCATGAGAATAAAGGCAGACAGCCTCAGGAAAGAGCTGTTAAACTGCCGGCAGGTGTCCCCTGCGGTCATCCATTGACCGCAAGGGATTCCAGCTCCCCATCACAAGGCAATGCCTGCCACCGGCCTCCCCGCGCCATACGCCTGGGGTGTGCCATCTCACGTCTGGAGCACCACCTCTTGAAACGCCATACCCTGCAACTCATGTTGGGAGTGATTGCCCTGCTCCCCTGGACCCGTCAGGCCCACGCGGCGGACTGGGAAGACCTCATCGTCCCGGAGACGTTCCGCCAGGGGCACTACGACCCCGCGAATCCAACGGTCGCCCCCCGGGGCGTGTACGTCGCGCCGTATTCCATCAACACGGGGGAGACCCCCACCTTCTACATCCAGAGCCCGGAGTCCTTCCGGCTGCGCATCTACCGGCTGGGCTGGTACGGCGGCGCGGGCGCGCAGGTGGTCCACGACTCGGACACCGCCCCCGCGACGACCTACGGGCCCATCTCGCAGCCCCGTTGCGGCACGGAGACGCCCACCACCGCCCCCAACTACCTGGCGATCCGGCAGCAAGAGGTGGACTACGGCCTGGTGGAATGCGCGTGGAGCAACCCCGTGCAGCCCTCCGTGGGCACGCTCAGCTCGGGGGTGTACTTCGTGCGGATCACCCCGAAGGTGACCTCGCCCAAGGAGACGCTGGCGACGTTCGTGGTGCGCGACGACGCGTCCACGGACCGGCTGATCATCGTCAACCCGACGACGACGGAGGTCTACAACCCCTGGGGGGAGACGCTGCACACCAGCACCACGGCTCAGCCCTGTGAGGGCTGGCCTTCGTGCCCCTGGCGCGGCATGTACGCCTACGAGCGGGCCACCAAGGTCTCCATGGCGCGCCCGTCGTGGAACGTCCCCACCCACTTCAAGACGGACGTCCCGCTGCTGCGCTACCTGGAGAAGAACGACCTGCCGTACACGGTGGCCACGGACTACGACGTCTCGCGCTTCTCGGCCCTGCTGACCTCCCGGCGCTCGGCCATCATCTCCGGTCACGGCGAGTACTGGGACATGACCACGCGCAACCGGCTGGAGTCCTTCGTCGCGGGGGGCGGCAACCTCGTCGCCATGGCGGGCAACACCGGCTACTGGCAGATCCGCTACGAGGCCTCCACCACGGGCAACCCGGGCCCCATCATCGTGGGCTACAAGGACAACGCCACCGACACGACGACCCCGTCGTCCACGTGCCGTCCTGGCGTCACCGTCCCCGCATCGAGACCGGACTGCTCGGATCCGATGCTGTCCGTCAACCCCAGCCTGACGACCACCTGGTTCCGGGCGCCGCCGGTGCACAAGCCGGAGCAGGAGCTGCTGGGCGTGCAGTACCCCATCGACCCGGCCGGCAACACCTTCGAGCTGCCGCTCACCTTCTTCACGGACACCGTGGCGGCCCGCCCCAGCCTGGGCACCGGCATCACCGCGACGGGCAACACGCTCATCGGCTCGTACGTCTCCTCGCAGAACGTCTACGTGGGCAACCTGGGGTGGGAGGCGGACTCCATCCACCCCAACCAGCTGTTCCGGATCGATCCCACGGCGTGCGTGCTGCCGCTGGGACAGGGGAAGTTCTCCGATGATCCGACGTGGGCCTCGAACAACCCGACGCCCTTTGGCAACGAGTTCACCCACCTGGTCCTGTACCGCCCCAAGGCGACCAGCGGCCACGTCGTCGCGGGTATGAGCATGCTCTGGAGCTGGGGCCTGGATGACTGGGCGACGTTGCACCCCCTGGGCGGCCCCATCGTCTCCCGGGTGGACCCGCGGCTGCAGCAGTTCACCCGCAACCTGCTCGTCTCCAGCGACGGCGCCGGCTTCGGGACCGACTGTGACCGTGGCGTCGACTTCGACGTCTGGTTCGGAGATGCCTTCACGGACACGAAGGCGGATGGCAACACGGCCCCGTCCGGTGGCGACGGCAGCCCGGTGGAGATGATCGTCAAGGAGCGCGACTACCCGGGCCGCTGGGGAAGCGTGGCCCTGGAGAAGCAGGCGGGCTCCCTGAAGCTGGTGCCCACCTTCAAGGAGGTGGCGCGGCTGACGGACTGGGCGGTGGCCAGCAACGCCTACAACCTGTTCCTGGCGGACGTGAACGGCGACGGCAAGAAGGACCTCATCGCGCAGAGCCGCGTCAACGGAACGTTCGACGTGGCCCTGAGCAACGGCGACCGCTTCGTCCCTGGCAGCACCTCCTGGCTCACGGGCTGGGCGGTGGGCAGCGCGTATGACGTCTTCGTCGCGGACCTCGACGCGGACGGCAAGGCGGACCTCGTGGCCAAGGAGCGCACCGCGCCGGGGACCTGGTACGTGGCCCTCAACACCGGGACGCAGTTCGTCCCCGCGTCGAGCAGCTGGCTGACGGGCTGGGCCGTGTCCAGCAGCGCGTACGACCTGTTCGTGGCGGACGTGAACGGCGACCACAAGGCGGACCTCGTGGCGAAGGAGCGCACCGGCTCCGGCCTCTGGTACGTCGCGCTCAACACCGGCAGCGGGTTCACGGCGCAGCCCGGCTCGCTCGCGGGCTTCGGGGTTCCCAGCGCGGACCATGACCTGTTCGTGGCGGACGTGAACGGCGACGGCAAGGCGGACCTCGTGGCCAAGGAGCACACCGGCACCCAGGCCTGGAAGGTGGCGCTCGGCACGGGCACGGGTTTCGTGCCCCAGACGTCCGCGTGGCTGACGAGCTGGGCGACGAGCAGCAGCGCGTACCGCCTCTTCGTCGCGGACATGGATGGGGACGGAAAGGCGGACCTGGTGGCCCGGGAGCGCACCTCCCCGGGCGCCTGGTACGTCGCCCCCAGCTCTGGCAGCGCCTTCGTTCCGCAGACCGCGCGGCTCGACGCACGCTGAGCGGTCCAGGGGAGCCGGGGCCCCGCGCACGCGCG is from Corallococcus exiguus and encodes:
- a CDS encoding autorepressor SdpR family transcription factor, encoding MRTQEVFKAISDPTRRKVLKLLQGGSKSAGELAEAFDITKGSLSHHFNVLKAADLVRCERRGQQIVYSLNTTVFEDVAAVLLDLFKVDKGNGGRS
- a CDS encoding SdpI family protein, coding for MRISRAHVLSLGFVVAAFAMAVILYGQLPEWMPTHWNAQGVVDGYTPKPWGPFVLPLLMAAMYLVLVAVPRISPRGYRVERFQGVFEGIQVVLVAFLFLLNALVLLGGIGVAVPMARVVPAAAGLVLVILGNYMGKFTKNFFCGIRTPWTLASDEVWLRTHRLGGRLFVLAGAIVLVSGLLGGGPVPVIAAVTVAVVIPVLYSYFLYRRIEQDRHGPPDDAGSHRSA
- a CDS encoding VCBS repeat-containing protein — protein: MKRHTLQLMLGVIALLPWTRQAHAADWEDLIVPETFRQGHYDPANPTVAPRGVYVAPYSINTGETPTFYIQSPESFRLRIYRLGWYGGAGAQVVHDSDTAPATTYGPISQPRCGTETPTTAPNYLAIRQQEVDYGLVECAWSNPVQPSVGTLSSGVYFVRITPKVTSPKETLATFVVRDDASTDRLIIVNPTTTEVYNPWGETLHTSTTAQPCEGWPSCPWRGMYAYERATKVSMARPSWNVPTHFKTDVPLLRYLEKNDLPYTVATDYDVSRFSALLTSRRSAIISGHGEYWDMTTRNRLESFVAGGGNLVAMAGNTGYWQIRYEASTTGNPGPIIVGYKDNATDTTTPSSTCRPGVTVPASRPDCSDPMLSVNPSLTTTWFRAPPVHKPEQELLGVQYPIDPAGNTFELPLTFFTDTVAARPSLGTGITATGNTLIGSYVSSQNVYVGNLGWEADSIHPNQLFRIDPTACVLPLGQGKFSDDPTWASNNPTPFGNEFTHLVLYRPKATSGHVVAGMSMLWSWGLDDWATLHPLGGPIVSRVDPRLQQFTRNLLVSSDGAGFGTDCDRGVDFDVWFGDAFTDTKADGNTAPSGGDGSPVEMIVKERDYPGRWGSVALEKQAGSLKLVPTFKEVARLTDWAVASNAYNLFLADVNGDGKKDLIAQSRVNGTFDVALSNGDRFVPGSTSWLTGWAVGSAYDVFVADLDADGKADLVAKERTAPGTWYVALNTGTQFVPASSSWLTGWAVSSSAYDLFVADVNGDHKADLVAKERTGSGLWYVALNTGSGFTAQPGSLAGFGVPSADHDLFVADVNGDGKADLVAKEHTGTQAWKVALGTGTGFVPQTSAWLTSWATSSSAYRLFVADMDGDGKADLVARERTSPGAWYVAPSSGSAFVPQTARLDAR